The following is a genomic window from Panthera uncia isolate 11264 chromosome B4, Puncia_PCG_1.0, whole genome shotgun sequence.
TTTCCTTAGCAGCTGGATTGCTGAGGTCAGGTAGTAGTGTAGGTATTTGAAATGGAATGAATGTTTATACTGCCGTGGAGTCCTAGTAGCACTGGCCATGGCTCTGATGAAGTCTGTGCGAATGCTATTGTTTGATGTATAAACTGAGATGGCCACAGCATGCGTAATATTAATGTTCTTGGGGAGATCTTTTGCTTGGTTGAACCAGGTTAAATAGGCATTACTCCAGACCCTGTAGTAATTTCTAcgtgtttctatttcttttgtgaaataatcCCCTTGACTTAGCTTCTCCATGACCTGCTGGCTGCATCCTTGGTACTGATCATCAAAGGAATTTGGTGCCAAGTCAAAGTTGATGTTAATGGCAacctataagaaaagaaaaatattgattttaaccATTCATATCAGATGGTAGGTGTGGTGGCTGACTTGCTATACTCCATAAAGCTAAGTCTTTGCTTCAAAACTTATTTGCTGAAGTAAGTTTCACTCATATTCATTACACACTGCCCCAGTACGCCCTGCATCAGTGACCTGTGTTAGAGATTGAATTTGGGTTGATAAATATTACTAAAAGCTCAAAAAACCCTCATCTCCTCAGGGAGGAAGTGACCCTTCTCGTGTAACCAAAAACAGTATTTTTGCACAGGGagtactttgaagaaaaaaattgtaatcttAAAGTTTATGTGTACCTTCTGTTTCCCCTGTCGATTCCCTCCACATTTTCTCATGGGTGTTAAGAAATATCTCTGTAGGTGAATACTTAAAACCTATATTAAGTCTTTGaactttatttaagaaaaaccTTCAGTGATGAGTAATGTTGGGTTCTCCCAAGGGGGCCCCAGTATATAACAGCCCTCTTTTCTGACCAATTGAAAAAATTGAGGGGAGTGGGAAAGCATATATGAAGGTTAAAATAACATCTTTACTACTGAACTGTTGGGGCACACATCTTTAGGTCTGATGGAAAGTAGATTTGCTAAAAGTAAACCTCAGAATGAGGCAGACTTGCCTACTTAGCTGTAGACAGTGTTGGACTGTGGTCCTGCCCAAAATAAGATTCTGGTCATGGAGGTACACGGAGCTCATGCCCTTTGCCATCAGGCTAACTCCCAGGAAGAAGAGCAGACTCAAACTCAGAATACCCAGTTATTAACCCTAATGTTACCAATCAAGTAAATTTGCCCAGCTCCAGAGGAGTAGTACAGTGGTCAGGAGTGTGCCGAAGATAGTTCCTCCTCTTAGGAGACAGGAGTgggaaaaagacattttctcaTTGGTAGTCAATAGAATGTTACTTATTAATATCTAGTCCATATTAAACTGAGGTTAGAGATTTGAATACAAATTCATTAAGCATCATCAGTCCATATTTTTTAGAGCCCTATTTTCAATTATCCAAATTCCAAGATGTTTTCTTCTTGGCAAAGAAACTGTGCTTTTCTAATAGACAGTACTCATTATATTAGGAGATAGGATTCCATCCAGTCAATGTCAAAGATGTTGCAGCTAACACTCAAAAACATACCATTTGGtgtttttactgttatttatGATGAAAAGATGTTTAGTTGTATGTAAAATGGAACAGACTTTTAAGACTGCTTAATGATTTTAACCAATAGCTCTTTACGGAAGATTTACAAATAGTTCTACAGAATCTATTTACGCCAAAGAAGCCAAAATCAATAATATCATGTTCTGTTCAATCTTGTAAGCTCTAAAAACTTTACTATATTACTCGATCTCAAATATGTACTTTGTTATCTCTTAACAGTAGGTTATTTTTCCTTATGCAGAACTTTATAATACTTCTTGTGACTTGATCCATATGACACAGTCTAAAGTCAAATAGGCTATTTTGCACCACTTGTCCTACAGAAGCAGTGTTTCACTTAAGTTTTATGGAGAATCAAGAAAATAACACTATGCCCCTAGCTTCCATAATGCCAAATTTATAAACTCTAAAGAATTCCACAATTGTTGATCATTGTTTTCAACCCCCTTCACTAAgcattatttgttaaaatgtctgaAAGAACTCAGAACCAAGTGACTAAAGGTCATTTAAAGGTTGTCACCAGGAAAGTGCCCCACCGGAGCACTCACCATAAAGAAATCTCCTCTTCAATTGTGCCCTACCTCAGAACTCCAGGAGGGTGTCTGCAAGGCAGAGAACAGCATCAGGAGAGGAAGCTGCTTTGGAAGGAGCCAGATTCTCAGCACAGGGGCTGTAGGAGTAGTTGGGAAAAGAGTCCTCCTGCATCTGTTGGTCAATGGATGGTATTTGTTTGTGTTAAAAGTACTTCTTTGCTGTTGCGGCTTCATCCTGAAACGAGTGTTCAGTGTTCTCCTTTGGGAACCTTCCTTGTTCACATCTTGTTGATGACTACCAGCCAGCAGTTTTCTGAGGGAAGAGATCAACTCCAACTTACTTGCAGAGCTGATATTTCTGTGAAAAAGCCAGATCTGTGCACCAAAAAAGGGATTCTAAAGTGAACTTGTTAagtttcccattaaaaaaaaaaaatcccttatcTAGTCTGTGTGGGGGGAATTCCAAAGGCCTGTTAAAGGTCAGGCTCAGCAGCTCAACCTTAACTTTCTCAGGAAGACAGGAAAAGGCACAAGCTGTACAGTGTCTGGGGCCAAGCGACATTATCTTGAGCTGCAGGGTTTCATCGCGAGTGATATGATTGGCTCCCACAGGTTGCTGGAAAGATGCCACCTCAAGGTGGGTCTATGTCAGGTACATTTGGTGCCGCTGATAGGCCGCCCCTGCCCAGAAGGGGCTGATAAGAAGCAGCACACCTTTTAGGGTGAGTGTCAAAAAGAAGGCTCTCATTGCTGCTTTCCCACGATAGCCTTGAAACTCTCTAATCCAGAAACTATTCCTGTGGGGGTCAcagctcttctgtttttctcttctgaagGCATCAGATCCTCTATCCACACTATTTCAGTCTATAGTGAATCCTACTGACTACTGTCAGAAGACAGCCTCTGAACAGCTGACATCAATCAAAAGCAGGGTCCAGTGTGCTAAGTTAATGCAGCACAAGTGTTCTGTTAGACACTCTCTCTCAGGCACTTCCCTTTCTAGTTtgaacatctttcttttttttttttttttttaattttttttttttaaacgttttttatttatttttgggacagagagagacagagcatgaacgggggaggggcagagagagagggagacacagaatcggaaacaggctccaggctccgagccatcagcccagagcctgacgcggggctcgaactcacggactgcgagatcgtgacctggctgaagtcggacgcttaaccgactacgccacccaggcgcccctgaacatctTTCATCTGTTCCCAATCATTGGGATAATTGTTTTTCTTGCAAATCTTTCCCATTAACACTTCCCATTTCACTATTTAACTGTGAAGAGAGACTAAATCTTGTTCTTAGAAATTCTGGTATTTTGGGGGGTGACTGtgtggcccagtctgttaagtgtctgactttggatcaggttatgatctcacagttcatgagtttgagccccgcattgggctgtgtgctgacagctcagagcctggaacctgctttggattctgtgtctccctttctctctgcccttctcccacgcacgctctgtctctctctctctcaaaaataaataaacactaaaaaacccGTGAAATTATGGTATTCTTTTCAGCATCCTAAAATAGTTTGTAATCTAAATTTTCTGATGATCACAGCAGTTCTGTCTCATGACAGAAGTTCAGAGTATTCACACAAGTATAAAAGGAGATACAAAATTACCCATAACCTATCACCTGGACAAGGGTActatttagatttagattttggtattacacaacacacacacacacacacacacacacacacacacacacatttaggacTAAATTAATATAGTATGCAATTTTCATACTGTTTTttcccttaacatttttttttttttttgagacagagagagacagagcatgaacgggggaggggcagagagagagggagacacagaatcggaaacaggctccaggctccgagccatcagcccagagcccgacgcggggctcgaactcacggaccgtgagatcgtgacctggctgaagtcagacgcctaaccgactgcgccacccaggcgccccctttaacatttttaatgtaagcaCATCTCCCTATAGTTTAATAACTATTgaaaacatgacttttttttttttttatagctgcaCAGTATTCCACCATAGGTGCTACAATGCAATGAAATATGGAATGGATCCATGCATCCATCTCAGAAACAGACTGATCAATGAATAGAACATAATAGTACCTCCCTTATCCAACGCTTTgacctgtttttaattcttacaacatcTTCTGGCCCTGAGAAATcaatcaattaaataaataaataaataaataaatacaattatcaTTATTTGTGCCAaggtttattgaataaatatcttATATTTAGCTTGCGTTCAACTTTGTGCTATTATAAGCAATGATTTGTGAGCCTGTTTGGCACATAAATCTTTGTGTGTTTCTCTTCTTGCAACTTTAAGATGCAAATCTGGAGATGTGACCACAGATCGTTGAAATGGATATTTTTTGGACTTAAAGGAAAACACGATAAAATAAATATCCCTTTAAGACTTTTAAATTCTTAAGATTCCTCATTATCAACCATCAATTTGGGAGACTGAGGTGTGGTGAAGAGCCCTGGAGTCTGAAAACTTGAACTACGGGCTTAATTCTACAGCTTGCTGGCTGGATCAAGAAGAATAAGCAggctggcttagtgggttaagcgtcaggatcttgattctggctcaggtcatcatttccaggttcatgagatcaagcactgcattgggctctgcactgacaagctctgtgctgacagcgtagagcctgtttgggattctctttcttcatctctctctgcccctgctcccaccccccaaataaataaacaaaaaaaaaaaaaaaaaaaaagaagaagaagaagaagaagaagaaacagcaagttgtgctgagcttcagtttcctaacCTTATAGGgttgtcaaaagtaaataacagtTACCTTTTATTGGGAGTGTACTGTGTTTCAAGACCCTTTTTTTAGTATCTCAACCTACAAGACCACTGTGAGGAGATTAACTTCCACGTCACAGGTGCATTTCCTGAGGCTGTGTGAGGTTAAAGAGACTGTCAGTGATCACAGGTTCATTCCTCTCCTCCCATTGGCTCCCTGTCTCCAAAAACTCTAAAGGAgtctgtcattttatttctattgtctGTACACATTTGCTAATTTTCCTTAAGTGTGACTTCCACTTCCAGAATAATACCACTAGGGGGAAGTAGGAAACCTTGTAACCTTTTTATACAGTTCCTTTGTCCAGAATTTAAAGGagctggaagaaagaaagggaaaaaagggagggaaggagagacagagacagaacagagagtGGGTCTAAGAACAGTAGTGAGAAGTTGAGACTATTGTCCTTGAGCTgattaaagagagagggagggagggatggaggaaaggaagagagaactcTGACAATAAAATGGAATAGGGAAAGACAAGGggtctgatgtgtgtgtgtacgtttttgtattaaaatgaaaacaatattttctgataatgttttttaaaaaatatttattttgagagagagagagaatgagcgagggagggacagagaaagagggagagagaatcccaagcaggctctgtgctgtcagttcagagtccaatgaggggcttgatctcatggaccATTGTTGCAGGATTCTTTACCTCAATACCCCGGGCTTCGTTGTCTCCCCGGcttgaaaaaaagaagttgaatgtAAAAATGTGAGAAGTGAAAATgtgcagcaggcaaaagtttattacagtataagattagaaagtaagaacagtatgaaagctctctttgcaGAGAAGGAGCATGTGAAAGTGAACGCCCCCGACTATAGGCAAGGCTCTTTGCTTTAGAAGGTTCCGGTCAGTCCCCCCGTACTTTCCCCCcttgtttcttctcagttttcatccttattggcttgataactctaggtgctgggttgtccattcctggtTGGCTCGATTCCATTGTGTTAGGAGTCCGACTATGGTCATACTATCCCTTGTATAACATTAAGTTTTATGTTTACTTCttttagttaggtattttgaCTGTCAAACTCCTGAGGAGAACctgagggggaggaggtggtgtCTGTtaacattcttaagaggaaccttaggCCTGAGGGAGCTTTCTGTGGTCAgatgctcccagcattgttccaaaatatgtgttgtttttcACCCTGGGACCTCAGGTTCTAACCTTTCCCTccctgcctattttatcctaccTTTCCCTTATCatacccagagatcatgacctgagccgaaaccaggagtcagatgcttaaccgactgagccacccaggtgcccctttctgaCAATATGTAGACtcattaaaaaatcatcttttgcCTTGGGGGCTATTTTATGAAACTTCCCATGTGATAATTTAATATTAGTTCATTTAGAGCTGGGAGTTCACTCCATTATCATTTTCTTGATACCCAGTTCCTTAAAATGCAATCTATTTCTGCTGTCTTGATGGGTAAAAGGGATGTGGGCTTTGAAATTGCACAGAACTGTGTTGGTATTTTGCCTTTATGTCTTCCTtgtttttgtgaatttgaacAAGTTATGTTGGTTCTTAGTCTCATTTTCTTCGCGTGTAAAACTGGAGGTGGTATCACTCTTATAGGTCTGTGATGGCAGTGAAATTGAGATAGTCTATAAAATATCATGGAATGGATCCATGAACCATACTGCCTCAGGAACAGATTGATTAGTGAATAGAGAGGCACTTTGATTCAATTCCTAGTTCTATTATGACCTTAATGTCTGACCACGGGCACAGTATTTTACCTCTCTGCTCCTCAGTTTCCTGTTTCTTAGTGCCACTGACACCAGCGTCTCAAGGCATGTCGGCTCAGCTTATGCTCTACTCAGATTTGTGAAGACCAACAACTCACAGGGTGTCCAACAaagtaaaagttaatttttattatttttttcccaaataaatagCTGTTTAAGaaaaggttttcaaaaaaaaagaaagaaagaaagaaaaggttttctAGAATAAATTCTAAACATTCTAGACCAGTTTTGTAAAGCTACTAAAGCTACTTTTGGAGCATAGGTTGAAGTAGTCCTAGAGGGTCTTGTCCCAGGGGAACTGTGTCCTTTGCCACCAACCTAAAGGTTTTGTAATGGCCCTGAGTACTTCCTGTTTGGATCTTATTAAACTCATTTGGAACTGTGTCAATTTAAGGCCAGAAATCCTTGTTATCTGCCAGAAATCCTTTGTTATCCACAGGAAGGTAGTTTGATAGAGACCCCCAAATTTGGTAATTTGGGATGGTTTTAACATCTTGTTAGTTCTCTTTTACCCTCAATACCCTTACAGAAGTGAGCAAAACTTccttaatcattttatttttataacttttatttagataaaaattttaactcACAGAAACATTTCAAGTCTGTACAAGGAACATGCATATATCCAAGGAATTCCTCCATACCCTATCCATAATAGATAGCACACATGTTTACATTTCTAGATTTTCCCCCACTTGATCTAtcattctcttactttttttttaaaccacctgAGAATTAATCATAGACATCATCCCCTGTGAAAAGATAAACTgaagcatattaaaaatgttaagaactTATTTGTGCAAAAATAGATTCAAATCAGGCAGCACCAGACCAGAAGTGATTAGGAGAGCTCCACCAATAGGGTCCAGAGGCAAGATTTTTATGGAGAAAGGTGGAAACAAAGCAAGGACATTATTTGATTGGCTGTAGCGTAAGCATTTGCCTCATTTGGGAAAGCTTAGTTGGCTGTTTGTGACTGGTTGTCTTTAGGTTCTGATTTCTTAACCTTGAGGTCTTTACATgcttaggttttggtttgcttacatAGGCTATTAAGGTACTAGAACCTTCTCAGTCAAATGActtccttgtttaattaatttaatgtacTTCACGCTTAAGTAcctcagaatttattttctaaagacaaagattttttttttacataaccacagtacaaTTACCAATGATGATGTTtttttggggtgatagtggggttcgtggggtccagagccaacgacaaagaaagaattcttaaagacgtCTTTGttgcaaaaaggtgatttattgaagcacggggacaggacctgtggccAAGAAGAGCTACTCTGGACCacaggagagactggttatacaCTATGGGGTCGGGGGAAGTAAAGTTGAGGGGAAGTTTCctgtgagattttcatatgctaagacttacaggatactggaggcctagctattgtcaagctaaggttgtttttccctctagcaaagcattgaCATTAAGATAATAAGGAGTTTCTGGAGAAACTTTGCTCTGCCAGCCTCCAGTATTTGTCAaagggctgcaggttataaggaaattgtGTTCTATTTGCCATtgccttctgcctttgtttctcacatcactatggaggggtgatgttggggctccaggaaacggagtctattggtttctggagattaggctattgataagattgcctttttcttgtgatttactaagatatttgtcaATAGATGGAGACTCAAATCCtgcaggactatgatctctattagttatccctttgtttttctcctttccttcgttcttgggcagccaggagtgcccaaGGAATATCACAAGTATGGCacctgggggatgggggagcaTTTGCGGCCTGTCAGCTTGGCTTATGCTCCCTTATCAACCAATAtcaagaaatttaacatttatacaATACTATTATCTTACACATAGTCCAGAAATGATTTCATCAACTCTTCCTATAATTTCCTTTCTGGCTATTTTCCAGGATCACCCTTTGCATTTAGTTGTCAAGTTTCTTTAGTATCTTGAAACTGAAACATTTTCCTCAGTATTTATATTGCTTTTTGACCTTGACGTTTTTGAAAATTATGGGCCAGTTATTCTGTAGATGTCTCTCATTTGGGGCTTCTCTAttatttcctgatgattagttTCAGGTCATAGAGTTTTGGCAGGGAAATCACAGAAGAGATGTGCTATCCCAGGAGGCACTTGCCTccattatttcaatatatttgtaATAATAGTTGTTAGATCAATAGCTTCATTATGAAACATATTATCTAACCTTTcatatttccactttttttttaagtataggaCCTTAGTGTTGGGAATCGTCTTCTACCCACGGTGAATTTCCCCCTCAACATTCTTACAGAATAACTTCTGTTGTGTGTGTTCTTGTAATATTGAGatttatagtaaataaatatttgctcttgTCCAAGGTTTGTGGTACACACCTCCTAGAACCTTTGTAATTTCTTAAGCACTAAGAGCTATAGGGACATCTTTTCCAGTTCCTCCAGAGCCAAAAGGGTGAAATTGGTGTCTTTGTTATTCCAAACAATTCCACTGAGGTTATGTTAATGAAGTGGTGTTTTAAAGGCCCTAAGGAGGTTCTAGTTCAAGATGGCCACTTTAGGAAGACTCTGAACTCACCTCCTTCAGGGAACACACCAAATTAAACTTATTAATAGaacaattcctcctgaagaactgagggctgactaAACACCTACCGAGCAACCAAAGATAGAGAGAATGGCATTAGAActgcaagagagacagagacacagtaacAAATGGAACCCCCGCCATTGAGGCTGCAAACATAGTGGGGAGGGATAGTACTGAGGTTCTGGGAATAGATCCCTGGGTCCTTGAGCACAGGACAAAAGCCATGGTTTAAAAGGGCAACTAGCATATAAAAGAGACAATGCTAGAACCCTGGCAAGTGGTGGAGGAGCTTTGGGAAACCTTTCCAGGTCAGAGGGACATGGTTTACCTTTTCACCCACTTAGACCGGGGCAGGGTCTGGACACCGAAACAGACAGGTGCGGTTGTCTCAGTGAGACTGGGACTTAAGTGAGCCCAGGAGTCACAAGCCCACATCAGCGCTAGTCATGCTGGGGCACAGAAAAAGGAGCTGAGTTTTAAAAAGTCCCAggaaggggcacccgggtggctcagtcagttaaacagtctactcttgatctcagctcagggtcatgagttcaagccccacattagactccatgctgggcgtgaagtgtacttttaaaaaaaaaagggccacgGAGATGTGGAAATGCTCTCCCCATGCCACCTTAAAATCCcacactgggggcgcctgggtggcgcagtcggttaagcgtccgacttcagccaggtcacgatctcgtggtccggtccgtgagttcgagccccgcgtcaggctctgggctgatggctcggagcctggagcctgtttccgattctgtgtctccctctctctctgcccctcccccgttcatgctctgtctctttctgtcccaaaaataaataaaaaacgttgaaaaaaaaattaaaaaaaaaaaaaatcccacactgGATCAGGGTCTGGACATCATAAGGTATGGGTTGGGATGGCATAATTGGTGCGTCCAGATGCCATAACTGGTGAGTTGGATTGGCACAGAAAGCTAATGACCTCAGCAAGTCCAGGGTCGACAAACCCCCACCAGCCCTAGCCATGCTGGGACACAGGACTGCAGGAacattctctccccctccacttTAAAAGCACAGACCGTAGGAAGGTCAGAATACCATAAGGTAAAGTTTTCGTTGCCATAAAGGGCAGGTTCAGAATGCATCCTTGGAGGGTCCTGATGCCCCAATGAGCAGGTCTAGAAACCATAACTGGTGGATCCATTCATCACAGGGAACTTGTAACCTCAACAAGTGCAGGAACCTAAAGCCCACATTACCCACCCCCACAtcacactgaggcacagaaaaaaaaaaaaaaagacgaggtTTAAAAGGTCTGAGAAACTATGGGAAAGTTCTCTCCCCATCTACCTAAAAAGGCCAGACTAGAGCAGAGTCCAGCTCACAGAGAACTTGTGACTTCAGTGAGACCAGGGTCCATAAGCCCACACCAGTCAATGTTTGGTGTTGGGGTATAGAAAACACGTCGtgattttgtggatttttaaaattttttaaatattttttaattcaacatatatattttttattttaaaaatttgtcttgttttgtttttatttttatttttatttgttggttttgttattttctttctgcttttttcttttctataattttttcttttcttttttctattattattaattattattattattttctttattctttctgtaaaAAGTCATAGTTTAAAGGAGGCTgcacactgaaaaccataaaacattgatgaaagaaattaaagatgatacaAGCAAGTGGAACGGtatcccatgctcatgaattggaaaaattaatgttgtcaaaatgtccatattacttaaagcaatctacagattcagtgcaatccctatcagaatatcaacagcattttccacaaaactagaacaaataatactaaaatttttatggaatcacagaagaccccaaacagccaaagcaatctggagaaaggagaacaaagctggaggtatcacaattatggatttcaagatatactacaaagctgcagtagtCAAAACAACGGGTACTGGGGAAAAaagacacatggatcaatagaacagaatagacaccccagaaataaacccaccttATATGGCCAATTAgcctatgacaaaagaggcaagaatatacagtggggaaaagacaattttttcaataaatggtactgggaaaacctGACAGCtacatttgaaagaataaaactaaacTACTTTCTAATattatgcacaaaaataaactcaaagtggattgaAGACCCAACtatgatacctgaaaccataaaattcctcgaagaaaacagagacagcaatttctctgacatcagccgtcacaacatttttctagctatatctcctaagagaagggaaacaataaaataaactattgggactacatcaaaataaaaagcttttgcacagcaaaacaaaacaaaaggatagcctactaaatgggagaatatatttgaaaatgatatatctgataaggggttgatatccaaaatacataaagaattacatagctcaacaccaaaaaacaaaaaacaaaaacaaaaacaaaaaaaccccaaataatccaaataaaaatggccagaggacctgaatagacatttttccaaaggatacatCCAGATGT
Proteins encoded in this region:
- the ART4 gene encoding ecto-ADP-ribosyltransferase 4; its protein translation is MKPQQQRSTFNTNKYHPLTNRCRRTLFPTTPTAPVLRIWLLPKQLPLLMLFSALQTPSWSSEVAININFDLAPNSFDDQYQGCSQQVMEKLSQGDYFTKEIETRRNYYRVWSNAYLTWFNQAKDLPKNINITHAVAISVYTSNNSIRTDFIRAMASATRTPRQYKHSFHFKYLHYYLTSAIQLLRKEIVGKNNSLCYEVHHEMKGINLEAYRGATIRFGQFLSTSLRKEDTQKSENQTLFTIFTCLGAPVEEVSVKKEVLVPPYELFKVVNMSYNPRGNWLQLQSAGNQSTYNCQLLKASSKKYNPAPMVIASLSFLTSVVISSKSRV